The DNA region cCAAGAAGACACAAAGAGTTTATCTAGCACACAAAGAAAAAATTCCATATAGGGCGGGAAAGTcatcaaaattcattccaaaagCCATGTTTTTAGGTGCGGTTGCAAGGCCTAGATGGAATCAATATGGCCAATGCACATTTGATGGGAAAATCGAAATTTTCCCTTTCGTAAGTAGGGTTgcagcacaaagaaattcaattAACCGTCCAAGGGGGTCTATAGAAATTAAACCAACTGATTCGGTTACTCAGGAAGTTTATAGGAGCATGCTCATAGAACAATTAATTCCAgcaattcttagaaaatggccAAGTGATGGTCCATCGATAATTTTCATccaacaagataatgcaagggTTCACATAACAAATGATGATCCATTTTGGCAACTAAACAACAGGCAAGGGGGCTTTACATTCATTCTAACTCAACAACCACCAAATAGTCCCGATTGTAATATTCTAGATTTGGGTTTGTTTAGGAGCATACAATCACTTATGCATAAGAAAATGCCAAAGAACATGAATGAGTTAATAAAGCAGTGGAAGATGCATTCGAAGAGTTACATCCAAAGACTTTAACCAATGTTTGGATTTCATTACAACACCACTTAAATGAAATCCTAAAGGTTAAAGGGTCTAATGACTATGTTCAGCCACACCTAGGGAAGAAAGTTCAAGAAGACAATGGAAGGTTACGAATACAAGTGCGAGTACCATCACAATTGGTTAGGGAATGTGTACGTTTCCTTAACCCAAGCACAAATCAGCAAGGCACACAAACAGAAAATGAAGATGCTGCACAACATAATCAACAAatacttgaagcatatgatgaagCAGTGGAAGAATCTCAAAGATGATTATAAATTACAGCCccttagtttattttttatcatcatcaaaattgTTTCTATAAAACTTAGGAGCAACTAATTATGAAATCAACATCAAAATGGAAATTTAAGGTCATGCATATGTATTTACGTCATTATATAATGATCATTTCAGTTTTTTTGCCCCCTGATTCATCATTGAGGTCTTTGAACCTCTcagctttttaaaatttcaacaagAAATGACGCAAATTACTGTACATGAACAAAAAAATCATATGATGTGTCGATTGTACACAATTGCTACTCAACCAAGtaattatagataatttttcagattttaagTCAAGTAATTGCATAAACACATCACAGGGGTTTTTCCAAAAATTTCAAGAACAgacttccaaaaaaaataagacgAAATCAAAAAGGTTCAGAACAAATCCAACATCAAAcatcacaaaatcaaataaatccAACAGCAAACATCACCAGCACTTATCATGAGTGTACAATTCAAaggaaattcaagaaaaaattacataattcatgtgcgttttttagggtttttttaccCCTTGAAGCAATAACTTCCTCAGGAGCGTCAGGGACAACCAAATTAACTTGGTCTTCATGAATCTTAGATGGAGTTGAAGGATTAACATGAGATGGAGACTCCAAACAATACTCAAGAACACTTTGTGGTAATTCTTCTTCAACATTAGGAGAAGGAGTAGAATCACGAAACCTAGATGTAGCATCATCCTCCATCGCCTTTTGATATGCCTCAAGATCTTTTTTAGTCCATTTaagaatttcatttgaataagagTGTGACCTCCCATTAatggaacaagaacaaaattctCCACGGTCACACAAACCGTCATAAAGGTATGATGGTATGGTCGAATCACTCTTAGATTCGACGGTTGTCATGGACAAACAAAAGTTTCAAACAGTAACAATGGAAGTCGAAGAAGAAAGCAAAACAGAGGGCTTGAAAAAATCAAactcaaccaaaattcacaaaacGAACATCAAAATGAAGACCAAATTCCGATCTACATTTTAATGCAGTAAAAATGGAGTaaaaatgaggaatgaacaggGGATAAAAGCTAAGAAAGCCATGGAAGAAACtcaaagaagagagagaaagcaaTGACTTCTTTTGGGAGAGGAAGCATTCATGACCTTAAATGACACACGCTGCTCCCAAGGGGAGTAAAAGAATCCAAGGGTTAAAATAGAATTATTTAGGGTAAAAGAGGGTATTTGAGGGGTATAAATGGGAAAATAACTTTCCAAAAatggaaagtattctaaagtggaaaaacttatggAACTACCCGTTTTAGTAAGgtggaaaaacaaaaaggaacggagggagtatattatatCGATTCAGTTTTACTTTAGCTCTTACAAAAGTTCGATTTAGAGTCTCACCACTTAGACAAATGGTTAATTCCTTTATCCCTTTGCGTATAGGAATAATTCAATTTACtattgaataaaaattaatttttttagatatttgtccaactaaaaaataaaaaataaaaaaaatattaatttagccATTTGACAAACACtcacaaatcattaaaaaaaattaaataaaaaatcataaacttgTTCAAATAGCAGCAAGTCGGTTATCTAATTAatctatttttctaattgattattTAAAGTTACTTGTTCAAATCTTGttctaattgattatttttctaattatttaaaGTTAATTGTACACTTCAAACAGTATCCATCCATATAATAACTGAAATGTCCGAAACCTGCGGATAATAACAGGTGATAGCGCTGAGTAGTATATTGAGGGTTTTGCTAATTGCTACCCATTGCCTAAACCCTAATATCTCAGACCATTAATCCACTAGTACCCGCTTTGGCTTCCTCCCGAACGCCGAACGATTGCCGGCTGACGAGCGAATCGGCCGACTTCCACCAGACCACCACCACTGTCCACAGACCttcactattttggtatattattcAATCTCTATTTGTTTCaatttgtttgattaaatttgaatttaggTTTGATTACAAATTATAATTGTTCGATTCATAATTTTTGTAGTGGGTTTATTTgcatttgattgattgaatttgtatttttttcaaaatttgtttgattaaatttatattgagtttatttgaatcattttgattatatttgtattaggtttatattaaacttttgattaacttgAACTCTTGAAAATTGGAAGAACTTGCTATGTTTGTTTTTTAGCGTCTTTGATTATCATTTTGATTAACTTGAAACCTGGAACTTGCAAgtatttggtttgtttgatggtaTGCGGGTGCTGTGAATTTTGATTaggtttttttattaatagagtGGTAAATTAATGACTAATGTTGTTTTGACAATTTAAAATGGAAAATAGGTTTATTAAACGttgttgaatattattttttttattaaatttgttgaCATCATTTTTTTTCTGGATACGTCCACAGTGTAGGAGTCTAAAAGCTCATTTACACCCTAATCAGATTGATATTTTGTTATTCTCCTGCTATACTACATGGCTCAATTGCATGCTTTTTCTGCTTCTGCTGCTGCCACTCCTGGTTCCGTTTTCTATGGCCTAAAAACCTCAGGTAATGATATTGTTTATCTTTATATCCCCTTTTCATTCAACTAGAAGTATAatctatttatatcatattttctgttttctttAATTATGTTTCATGAAAATAGACGATTTTATTCTCCTGCAGATGTTATATCGATTTTGTTGCTAACAATGTTGCTTTGTGATTTTTGATGCGCAGTGAATTCTACTCACTGCCATTGATAGTTTAATATCTTGAAAATACTGTATAAATTTGAGATTATAGTTAACTTTGATGATTTTTCTCTTTTGAAGTGTTCACGGTTAAATCTTGGCCGTTAAGTTTAAATCTAATTGTTCTAAGGTAAAGTAAAACGGGGGATGGATGTTTTGAATTTCGATGGCAAAATGGTAATGGGATAATAAGTTGTTATTGTTACATATTAGaagcattatttatttttgttattggaCTCGAGAGTTCCTATCCGACATGTTACGTGGACACTCAACAAATTAGGgaaaaatacaatatttttggttCAAAATAGCGTGTCAAAGTGTTGTTTTAGTGTCCAAGTATGATGATAAGACACAGGTACTTGAGATAAAATGAAGAGTTTGGGTAATAAAGCTATTGAGTGTAATCGGGGAACCCAAGGATTACAATTAATTGAGGAGCCAATTAGAATGATAGATGGAAatggtgtgttttgcattgTTACTTTTAATTGGTCTAAGACAAAATCTTGTTTTTTAACTAGGGCCTGTTCTCGGGTACATATTCAAAACTGAACTTAACTTGTAGCTTTTTAAGTAGTGAAGATGTGACATAGTAAGTGATGGAATAAATGTAGCAGAGCTGACCTAAATCGAATGCATTAAAGCTGGACTGAATATGTTAAAACTTAACATATGCTGAGTAGAATAGGCCCTTAGTATACTAGACCAGGTAACTAAGGTGAGGCGGTGAGCGGTGACTCCTTGCGATTTTTCATGCTAAGTTGTTCTATGTATGCTTCACGACCTCACCTAGTATGAAAGCAAAACAGGCCCATCATAGTTTTTAAGACATTCTTTCTCATCATCACTTACTAGGAAAATTCATTGTGTAGGTTTTTCTGAGGCTCGTGATAAGCTATGCTGCCAGAGGAGACATACACACAAGGTACTTGAGTATTTTGATAATGCGGTCATGCTGTGTCATTGGATTGATGCACAGTCTACATTGTCTTCTCTTTCATTTGTTGTTATATGCCCACACTAAATTTATTCTTGAATCTGATTTTAGTTTATACCTTTTGACAGTTGTTTGCAAACATGTGTGAGTTTTACGGCAATTTTGTTCGTCAAAATAAGAGTTTCATAAATAAAGTTCAACAGAAACAAGGTGAGCTAATGAACATAAGTGTCCAATTTTGAGCTTCTAGGAGTGCATACTTCTTTCTCTATACAATTTAGCAATAATATGTTGAAGGTTTAATGAAAAGAAGCTTTTTCTATCCTATTTTCTAACTTTTTGTCAGAAATATTATTTCGTGGGGTATTATGTGAAACCCTTGATGCATTGCCAGTAAATTGATTCTTTGGTTAAGTTGAAGTAATACAGTAAGACCGGCTTTTGGTATCCCTATGGCCTGAGTTAATACATGCCATATGGGACAGGAGGAATAAAAAGATACTTGATTTGAATGGTCCTGATGAAGATAGTCTTGTAAGCTAATGTTGCTCAATTCTGCTGCTAGGGCTGATGTTGAGATGAGCAATCAGTTCGCTAATGTGTTCCTATGGCGCTGTTGTGTGTTATTCTGTTTGGGCTGTTCTGGTTTTTGGGTTTCAGTTAAACTGAGCTGCTGCTTTTGATATGTTCTAGTGGTCAGTGTTGTCTTTCTGCTGCTTTTTAAGTGACATGGTCAAGGGCTGCTGCTATAGTGTTGTGCAATCAGTTGAACAATTTATAGGGCTGCTGCTGTGCGTTATTCTGTTTTGCtgatgcctttggtttcaatgTTTTTCTTTGCTGCTGTTTTTTTCTGTTCAATCCCTCTCTTTGTTGTTGTAGTTAATGGTGTAGTGTTGTGGCTGAGAGGTGTGTTGTGTAGATTTTGTTCTTGAAGGCTGGGGGTGCTATTGTGTTGAGTCTGGTAGGGTTAAGAGGGAGTGTCATCTATGCTGATGGTCTTTGTTCCTGCTGCTGGGTTTATGCAGAGACCAGTGCTTCTTGTGACATTTGCTATGGTCTTTGTTTGGTCCTCTCCAGGTTGGAGTGAACTtatattggttttttttattgttgcttTTGTTTTTAGTTGTAGGGCCTATTGCATGTGTGTTTAAGCAGTAGGTTTGGGTTGgtgttgtttgtttatttttcttgctTTTGCTTGTTCCTTTGTTTTCTAGTGGTTTGTGTTTGTGGGGGAGGTGTTCCCTtgtttttttatcagttttttcGGTAATAAATTGAACTTTGCGAAAAAAAGTTTTGCATGTATTACATCACGCCATCACAACTTTGTTGTATAGTCTGtttcagtgtaacataattcaccAGTTAATTCGCTGTTTGAATtcgtgattcgctcaaaatgaccctaaaatagcccaaaatcgaccataattcgcttttttgaTTCGCAATTCccaaggagattagtgaattaTGTGATAGTGGTCTGTTTGCTTGTTCATGTATGTACTCTGAATTTACATCCGTATTACTTATTACTATGTTCTTGGTTGGAAGTACATTTGCAAATTTGTATGCATTCAATTAATGTCATTAAGGGGATGGGGTTAAGTGCCAAATGAGCAAGTATACTGTACTTTGGTTCTTATGGCTTCCTACTTAGAAACTGGTCTGGAAATTTAGGACGTAAGCTCTCTGTTATATTAATTTCCTTTTGATTGGCATTATTTCACTTGTTTATGAACATGTTTTTTCTTACATGGTTCAGTGTGTTTAGATTTTATTCTATTCTGAAAAGTCAGAACTTTTACTTAGCAATCACCTTGATTTGAAATGTCTGATACAGCTATCAAAGCAACTATAGCAAGCGACAAGGAGGTTGAGACCAATGGAAGAGGCCTACGGGGTAAATTGAATAAGGTGGTTCTAGCTTACAGTGGTGGCTTGGACACATCAGTTATTGTCCCATGGCTGAGGTATATACAGACTAATGTGTGTTTTCGATCTTTCGGGGTTCTAGTTTTCTATAACCTGTTTAGAAGGGTCCCgtgagaagaagaaaaattgaaagaatatatataaaattttacattctTGATGGTTCTCATTGTACGAAGATAATATTTTATCTACATGCTACTTTGGAAATGATCAAAGCTAATGCTAACAAACTCTAATTAACTGTATTATATCTCTGTAAGAGCACCAAGtgtaaattaatgaaaaattgaaaatgattattACTACTTGGCTGCTCTTGTGTTACTACTCCCTCCGTCTCCACGAATTTGCCACAATTTTATATTGCACAAAAATTAAGAGATGGTGAGAACATTTGAAATGTGGATGATATTAAGAGGAGTtgaaatgtgtggatgagaatAAAAGAAATTGGTGAGGGCATTGTCATAAAAGGAAATTGTAGCAAAGTAAAAGGGACGGACTATAAAGCATAATATGACGATCTCTAGGGATAGAAAGGGTATGAACTAGGGAAGAGGATTACTGTGCCAAAAAGTTAGGGGAGGATTACCGTGCCAAAATTTCCATTGCAAAGTTTCCTAAATATGGG from Amaranthus tricolor cultivar Red isolate AtriRed21 chromosome 3, ASM2621246v1, whole genome shotgun sequence includes:
- the LOC130808540 gene encoding uncharacterized protein LOC130808540, with product MASNDDDELPRAWYFGSNAYDSQQSSNSDEERQEIDAQQIEQQDQRKPRLTNELRHLILHEMLSLKVSDSLPHGTFVRIANKYGYTPRSIRNFWKRAIETKEENKPYVVDSKYKNCGRKRVQVPPNVLESKPMGERTCIRDVATCLDLAPTTVWRLIRRGEIKAHSNPLHPYLTDANKARRVEWILSLIQEDTIHHHPMYKGMYDFIHIDEKWFYLTKKTQRVYLAHKEKIPYRAGKSSKFIPKAMFLGAVARPRWNQYGQCTFDGKIEIFPFVSRVAAQRNSINRPRGSIEIKPTDSVTQEVYRSMLIEQLIPAILRKWPSDGPSIIFIQQDNARVHITNDDPFWQLNNRQGGFTFILTQQPPNSPDLEDAFEELHPKTLTNVWISLQHHLNEILKVKGSNDYVQPHLGKKVQEDNGRLRIQVRVPSQLVRECVRFLNPSTNQQGTQTENEDAAQHNQQILEAYDEAVEESQR